The Coregonus clupeaformis isolate EN_2021a chromosome 6, ASM2061545v1, whole genome shotgun sequence genome has a segment encoding these proteins:
- the LOC121567617 gene encoding zinc finger and BTB domain-containing protein 44-like isoform X2, which yields MGVKTFTHSSPTHSQEMLEKLNALRNEGHLCDVTIRVQDKLFLAHKVVLACCSEFFRSKLVGRPEEEDKFVLDLHHVTVSGFTPLLEYAYTSTLSISTENIIDVLAAASYMQMFAVASTCSQFMKSSILWSAGIMGQEKPQESALGESASSHCALTPLDSSLSPISSDCSMMERNIPVCRESRRKRKSFIMMSPESPLKCTSQITSPQMPNPSPSSFSETATQPVDSSLAFPWTFPFGIDRRFHPDKQPKLPESPHRLEQAGPSDVSRRLNDFLTCESTIKAPLSLAGTEEDVRVKVERLSDEEVQETSSQLVSASQSSLSDQQTVPCSEQVQEDLLISPQSSSIGSIDEGVTEGLPSKQSTSNAGGHTEDDERLESLQYPYHLYISPSTRPGTNGPDRPFQCPTCGVRFTRIQNLKQHMLIHSGIKPFQCDRCGKKFTRAYSLKMHRLKHEVISSCPTT from the exons ATGGGAGTCAAAACCTTTACCCACAGTTCCCCCACGCACAGTCAAGAGATGCTGGAAAAGCTAAACGCTCTGCGCAACGAGGGCCACCTCTGCGACGTCACCATACGGGTCCAGGACAAGTTGTTTCTGGCGCACAAGGTGGTGCTGGCCTGCTGCAGCGAGTTTTTCCGCTCCAAACTAGTGGGCAGGCCTGAGGAGGAGGACAAGTTTGTGTTGGACTTGCACCACGTTACGGTGAGCGGCTTCACCCCTCTGCTGGAGTACGCTTACACCTCCACCCTCTCCATCAGCACAGAGAACATCATCGACGTTTTAGCCGCTGCCAGTTACATGCAGATGTTCGCCGTGGCGAGCACATGCTCGCAATTCATGAAGTCCAGCATCCTCTGGAGCGCCGGGATCATGGGGCAGGAGAAACCGCAGGAGTCGGCTCTCGGCGAGAGCGCTTCCTCCCACTGCGCCTTGACCCCATTGGACAGCAGCCTGTCGCCTATATCGTCTGACTGCAGCATGATGGAGAGGAACATCCCTGTGTGTCGCGAGTCGCGCCGCAAACGTAAGAGCTTTATAATGATGTCCCCAGAGAGCCCACTCAAATGCACCTCACAGATCACCTCGCCGCAGATGCCCAACCCATCGCCCTCCTCCTTCTCTGAGACCGCCACCCAGCCTGTGGACTCTTCCCTGGCCTTCCCGTGGACCTTCCCCTTCGGTATCGACCGGAGGTTCCACCCGGATAAGCAGCCCAAGCTTCCTGAGAGCCCTCACCGTCTGGAACAGGCAGGGCCCTCGGATGTGAGCCGCCGGCTGAACGACTTTCTCACCTGTGAAAGCACCATCAAGGCGCCGTTGTCACTGGCGGGCACCGAGGAGGACGTGCGTGTGAAGGTGGAGAGGCTGAGTGACGAGGAGGTCCAGGAGACATCGTCGCAGCTCGTCAGCGCTTCCCAGAGTTCCCTGAGCGACCAGCAGACAGTGCCCTGCAGTGAACAGGTCCAGGAGGACCTCCTCATCAGCCCGCAGTCCTCCTCCATAG GTTCGATAGATGAGGGAGTCACAGAAGGGTTGCCCTCAAAGCAAAGTACATCCAATGCTGGAGGTCATACTGAGGATGATGAAAG ATTAGAAAGCCTCCAGTACCCTTACCACTTATACATAAGCCCTTCCACCCGCCCTGGCACTAACGGGCCTGACAGACCTTTCCAGTGCCCCACGTGTGGCGTCCGATTCACCCGCATACAGAACTTGAAGCAGCATATGCTCATCCACTCTG GCATTAAGCCCTTCCAGTGTGATCGCTGTGGGAAAAAGTTCACACGGGCCTACTCCCTAAAGATGCACCGGCTGAAGCACGAAG TGATTTCCTCATGCCCGACTACCTGA
- the LOC121567617 gene encoding zinc finger and BTB domain-containing protein 44-like isoform X1 — translation MGVKTFTHSSPTHSQEMLEKLNALRNEGHLCDVTIRVQDKLFLAHKVVLACCSEFFRSKLVGRPEEEDKFVLDLHHVTVSGFTPLLEYAYTSTLSISTENIIDVLAAASYMQMFAVASTCSQFMKSSILWSAGIMGQEKPQESALGESASSHCALTPLDSSLSPISSDCSMMERNIPVCRESRRKRKSFIMMSPESPLKCTSQITSPQMPNPSPSSFSETATQPVDSSLAFPWTFPFGIDRRFHPDKQPKLPESPHRLEQAGPSDVSRRLNDFLTCESTIKAPLSLAGTEEDVRVKVERLSDEEVQETSSQLVSASQSSLSDQQTVPCSEQVQEDLLISPQSSSIGSIDEGVTEGLPSKQSTSNAGGHTEDDERLESLQYPYHLYISPSTRPGTNGPDRPFQCPTCGVRFTRIQNLKQHMLIHSGIKPFQCDRCGKKFTRAYSLKMHRLKHEGKRCFRCQICSATFTSFGEYKHHMRVSRHIIRKPRIYECKTCGAMFTNSGNLIVHLRSLNHEASELANYFQSSDFLMPDYLRQVQEEETLGQYELVEHGFEGNNLSVQMAVISQVSSTQNCESSTFPLDPLSLKDENVSEEPKTNGSSSSPDGSEEENAHIKELASITIE, via the exons ATGGGAGTCAAAACCTTTACCCACAGTTCCCCCACGCACAGTCAAGAGATGCTGGAAAAGCTAAACGCTCTGCGCAACGAGGGCCACCTCTGCGACGTCACCATACGGGTCCAGGACAAGTTGTTTCTGGCGCACAAGGTGGTGCTGGCCTGCTGCAGCGAGTTTTTCCGCTCCAAACTAGTGGGCAGGCCTGAGGAGGAGGACAAGTTTGTGTTGGACTTGCACCACGTTACGGTGAGCGGCTTCACCCCTCTGCTGGAGTACGCTTACACCTCCACCCTCTCCATCAGCACAGAGAACATCATCGACGTTTTAGCCGCTGCCAGTTACATGCAGATGTTCGCCGTGGCGAGCACATGCTCGCAATTCATGAAGTCCAGCATCCTCTGGAGCGCCGGGATCATGGGGCAGGAGAAACCGCAGGAGTCGGCTCTCGGCGAGAGCGCTTCCTCCCACTGCGCCTTGACCCCATTGGACAGCAGCCTGTCGCCTATATCGTCTGACTGCAGCATGATGGAGAGGAACATCCCTGTGTGTCGCGAGTCGCGCCGCAAACGTAAGAGCTTTATAATGATGTCCCCAGAGAGCCCACTCAAATGCACCTCACAGATCACCTCGCCGCAGATGCCCAACCCATCGCCCTCCTCCTTCTCTGAGACCGCCACCCAGCCTGTGGACTCTTCCCTGGCCTTCCCGTGGACCTTCCCCTTCGGTATCGACCGGAGGTTCCACCCGGATAAGCAGCCCAAGCTTCCTGAGAGCCCTCACCGTCTGGAACAGGCAGGGCCCTCGGATGTGAGCCGCCGGCTGAACGACTTTCTCACCTGTGAAAGCACCATCAAGGCGCCGTTGTCACTGGCGGGCACCGAGGAGGACGTGCGTGTGAAGGTGGAGAGGCTGAGTGACGAGGAGGTCCAGGAGACATCGTCGCAGCTCGTCAGCGCTTCCCAGAGTTCCCTGAGCGACCAGCAGACAGTGCCCTGCAGTGAACAGGTCCAGGAGGACCTCCTCATCAGCCCGCAGTCCTCCTCCATAG GTTCGATAGATGAGGGAGTCACAGAAGGGTTGCCCTCAAAGCAAAGTACATCCAATGCTGGAGGTCATACTGAGGATGATGAAAG ATTAGAAAGCCTCCAGTACCCTTACCACTTATACATAAGCCCTTCCACCCGCCCTGGCACTAACGGGCCTGACAGACCTTTCCAGTGCCCCACGTGTGGCGTCCGATTCACCCGCATACAGAACTTGAAGCAGCATATGCTCATCCACTCTG GCATTAAGCCCTTCCAGTGTGATCGCTGTGGGAAAAAGTTCACACGGGCCTACTCCCTAAAGATGCACCGGCTGAAGCACGAAGGTAAACGCTGTTTCCGGTGCCAGATTTGTAGTGCCACATTCACGTCCTTCGGCGAATATAAGCACCACATGAGGGTCTCCCGCCACATAATCCGCAAGCCCCGGATTTACGAGTGCAAAACGTGCGGCGCCATGTTTACCAACTCTGGCAATTTAATTGTACACCTGCGGAGTCTGAACCATGAGGCATCTGAACTAGCAAACTACTTCCAGAGCAG TGATTTCCTCATGCCCGACTACCTGAGACAAGTGCAGGAGGAGGAGACTCTGGGGCAGTACGAGCTGGTGGAGCATGGCTTCGAAGGCAACAACTTGTCTGTCCAGATGGCGGTCATCTCCCAGGTCTCCTCCACCCAGAATTGCGAGAGCAGCACCTTCCCCCTGGACCCCTTATCCCTGAAGGACGAAAACGTGTCGGAGGAGCCAAAGACAAACGGCAGTAGCAGCTCCCCGGACGGCTCGGAGGAGGAGAACGCCCACATCAAAGAGCTGGCTTCCATTACGATTGAGTGA